A window from Neodiprion fabricii isolate iyNeoFabr1 chromosome 2, iyNeoFabr1.1, whole genome shotgun sequence encodes these proteins:
- the LOC124176405 gene encoding ataxin-3-like translates to MESIFHEKQEGYLCAQHCLNALLQGPYFNAVDLANLACQMDEEERLRMAESGIDSEEYQLFLEQPSGNMDDSGYFSVQVISSALKVWGLELIPYNSTEATALMAQNDPSDMNAYICNYKGHWFTIRKLGKQWFNLNSMLSGPQLISNTYLAMYLAQLMQEGYSIFIVIGSLPECVAEDVITKNPITATPRVKARSNDCVGTSGMGYRLGSKEEEDAKILKTALALGEVKVPNSCVRLASTSSIATAVSRMSQKNHSDIASETGKPRERIIPIRIEGRDQPTVEEEDDADLQKALKLSLQDANVGVDESSNLRLDPSNDKADKYLPNSNEDTDEDEDLRRALQLSLECMTTPSTPDPDDLRWRRLAFLGIHNSDSTQKLNT, encoded by the exons ATGGAGAGCATATTTCACGAGAAG CAAGAAGGATACCTTTGTGCGCAGCATTGTCTCAATGCTCTTCTGCAGGGTCCATACTTCAACGCTGTAGATCTTGCAAATTTGGCATGTCAGATGGACGAGGAGGAACGCCTCAGAATGGCTGAATCAGGCATCGACAGCGAGGAGTATCAGTTGTTTCTGGAG CAACCATCGGGAAACATGGATGACAGTGGGTATTTTTCGGTGCAAGTCATAAGCAGTGCTCTTAAAGTGTGGGGTCTTGAATTAATTCCTTATAACAGCACTGAAGCAACAGCCCTAATGGCCCAGAACGATCCTTC AGACATGAATGCATATATTTGTAACTACAAGGGCCACTGGTTTACTATCAGAAAACTTGGAAAACAATGGTTCAACTTAAATTCAATGTTGAGCGGACCACAACTTATATCGAACACATATTTGGCTATGTACCTAGCACAGCTGATGCAGGAGG GTTActcaattttcattgttatcGGTTCTTTACCTGAATGTGTGGCAGAGGATGTAATTACGAAAAATCCAATAACAGCAACACCGAGAGTAAAAGCGAGATCAAATGATTGTGTAGGAACTAGTGGTATGGGGTATCGTTTAGGTTCCAAAGAAGAGGAAGATgctaaaattttgaaaactgctTTAGCCTTAGGAGAAGTTAAAGTTCCAAATTCATGCGTACGTCTAGCTTCAACATCATCAATAGCAACGGCAGTCAGTAGAATGAGccaaaaaaatcattcagaTATTGCATCAGAAACTGGAAAACCAAGAGAAAGAATAATACCAATCAGAATTGAGGGACGTGATCAACCTACTGTAGAAGAGGAGGATGATGCTGACTTACAAAAAGCATTAAAGTTGAGCTTACAGGATGCTAATGTAGGTGTTGACGAATCTTCGAATCTTAGATTGGATCCAAGTAATGATAAGGCAGACAAATATTTACCCAATTCCAATGAGGATACGGATGAAGACGAGGATTTGAGAAGGGCCTTGCAATTGAGTCTAGAATGTATGACCACACCATCTACTCCTGATCCTGATGATTTACGCTGGCGTCGATTGGCCTTCTTAGGAATACACAACAGCGATTCTACTCAGAAGTTGAATACGTAA
- the LOC124174559 gene encoding suppressor APC domain-containing protein 2 isoform X3 produces MAQIQSANLDGLPKGFVSAMRTLFDIMDDERSGFVKFADIQERWQDDGTQGLPKGVLESLKKVTPVNGLLSFERFCTGLKICLLQIKSEAEANKLEVPQNRPPSAPVLIVDGQNKVPWTSPNTATIHPNNAIAQQRTLSMPQLLGGRKESNVALEAVDNRTVPEPKITKPYGPPKPPRTGAGLEGRASLGVNFERNIDKSEIRTALQNWQMGLMMGDEKSLEKRQVSAMNYQADPRSLKKSLGRRREPRRHTLQNGIDYNMMKRMKQIEQEKDVLLQGLTAVDKTREWYLKQISATQEKIKHVGRVGSHVEQWTEAQQERLELQRARVLEVNRHLAALISSWERGGLPLHMNLAVISHPTTAQLHQDIVSRLKQQNHRLTEEVNKKSQRIAILEQEKDNLMREVYNRQSGMSQPRRSTMIHEPHDQTFII; encoded by the exons ATGGCTCAAATACAGTCTGCAAACCTAGACGGGTTGCCAAAAGGCTTTGTCTCTGCAATGAGAACCTTATTTGACATAATGGACGATGAGCGTAGTGGATTTGTTAAATTTGCTGATATTCAAGAGAGGTGGCAAGACGACGGTACGCAGGGCTTGCCCAAAGGGGTATTAGAAAGCCTGAAGAAAGTTACACCAGTCAATGGTCTTCTATCTTTTGAACGGTTTTGCACTGGCCTTAAAATTTGTTTGCTACAAATTAAATCTGAAGCAGAAGCTAACAAGTTAGAAGTACCACAAAACAGACCACCATCCGCTCCTGTCTTAATTGTCGATGGGCAAAACAAAGTACCTTGGACTTCTCCAAACACGGCCACAATTCATCCCAATAATGCGATCGCTCAGCAGCGAACCCTTAGTATGCCACAACTTCTGGGAGGTCGTAAAGAAAGTAATGTTGCACTGGAAGCAGTTGATAACAGAACTGTACCGGAACCAAAAATAACAAAGCCATACGGACCACCAAAACCTCCAAGAACCGGAGCTGGATTAGAAGGAAGAGCCTCGTTGGgtgtgaattttgaaagaaacatTGACAAATCTGAGATTCGAACTGCATTGCAAAATTGGCAGATGGGTTTGATGATGGGGGACGAAAAGTCACTTGAAAAGAGACAAGTCAGTGCAATGAATTATCAAGCGGATCCGAGAAGTCTT AAAAAATCATTGGGGCGGCGCCGTGAGCCTAGACGACATACGTTGCAGAACGGTATTGATTATAATATG ATGAAACGGATGAAACAGATCGAACAAGAAAAAGATGTGCTGCTGCAGGGTCTGACTGCTGTTGACAAAACTCGTGAATGGTACCTCAAACAGATTTCTGCAActcaagaaaaaattaaacacgtGGGTCGCGTGGGTTCACATGTG GAACAATGGACTGAAGCTCAGCAGGAAAGGTTGGAACTGCAACGAGCAAGAGTACTCGAAGTTAACCGGCATCTCGCGGCATTAATAAGTAGCTGGGAACGTGGTGGCTTACCACTACATATGAATTTAGCTGTAATCAGTCATCCTACTACGGCACAATTGCATCAAGATATAGTATCCCGACTTAAACAACAAAACCACAGATTAACGGAG GAAGTAAATAAGAAAAGTCAACGTATCGCCATATTAGAACAAGAAAAAGACAATTTGATGCGTGAAGTTTATAATCGGCAGTCGGGAATGAGTCAACCTCGAAGATCGACTATGATCCATGAGCCACATGATCAGACATTCAT CATTTAG
- the LOC124174559 gene encoding suppressor APC domain-containing protein 2 isoform X1 has product MAQIQSANLDGLPKGFVSAMRTLFDIMDDERSGFVKFADIQERWQDDGTQGLPKGVLESLKKVTPVNGLLSFERFCTGLKICLLQIKSEAEANKLEVPQNRPPSAPVLIVDGQNKVPWTSPNTATIHPNNAIAQQRTLSMPQLLGGRKESNVALEAVDNRTVPEPKITKPYGPPKPPRTGAGLEGRASLGVNFERNIDKSEIRTALQNWQMGLMMGDEKSLEKRQVSAMNYQADPRSLVRTARVLGDGKAVDTQNNQINVQQKKSLGRRREPRRHTLQNGIDYNMMKRMKQIEQEKDVLLQGLTAVDKTREWYLKQISATQEKIKHVGRVGSHVEQWTEAQQERLELQRARVLEVNRHLAALISSWERGGLPLHMNLAVISHPTTAQLHQDIVSRLKQQNHRLTEEVNKKSQRIAILEQEKDNLMREVYNRQSGMSQPRRSTMIHEPHDQTFII; this is encoded by the exons ATGGCTCAAATACAGTCTGCAAACCTAGACGGGTTGCCAAAAGGCTTTGTCTCTGCAATGAGAACCTTATTTGACATAATGGACGATGAGCGTAGTGGATTTGTTAAATTTGCTGATATTCAAGAGAGGTGGCAAGACGACGGTACGCAGGGCTTGCCCAAAGGGGTATTAGAAAGCCTGAAGAAAGTTACACCAGTCAATGGTCTTCTATCTTTTGAACGGTTTTGCACTGGCCTTAAAATTTGTTTGCTACAAATTAAATCTGAAGCAGAAGCTAACAAGTTAGAAGTACCACAAAACAGACCACCATCCGCTCCTGTCTTAATTGTCGATGGGCAAAACAAAGTACCTTGGACTTCTCCAAACACGGCCACAATTCATCCCAATAATGCGATCGCTCAGCAGCGAACCCTTAGTATGCCACAACTTCTGGGAGGTCGTAAAGAAAGTAATGTTGCACTGGAAGCAGTTGATAACAGAACTGTACCGGAACCAAAAATAACAAAGCCATACGGACCACCAAAACCTCCAAGAACCGGAGCTGGATTAGAAGGAAGAGCCTCGTTGGgtgtgaattttgaaagaaacatTGACAAATCTGAGATTCGAACTGCATTGCAAAATTGGCAGATGGGTTTGATGATGGGGGACGAAAAGTCACTTGAAAAGAGACAAGTCAGTGCAATGAATTATCAAGCGGATCCGAGAAGTCTTGTAAGAACAGCGCGAGTTTTGGGTGATGGGAAAGCTGTAGATACACAAAATAATCAGATCAATGTTCAACAGAAAAAATCATTGGGGCGGCGCCGTGAGCCTAGACGACATACGTTGCAGAACGGTATTGATTATAATATG ATGAAACGGATGAAACAGATCGAACAAGAAAAAGATGTGCTGCTGCAGGGTCTGACTGCTGTTGACAAAACTCGTGAATGGTACCTCAAACAGATTTCTGCAActcaagaaaaaattaaacacgtGGGTCGCGTGGGTTCACATGTG GAACAATGGACTGAAGCTCAGCAGGAAAGGTTGGAACTGCAACGAGCAAGAGTACTCGAAGTTAACCGGCATCTCGCGGCATTAATAAGTAGCTGGGAACGTGGTGGCTTACCACTACATATGAATTTAGCTGTAATCAGTCATCCTACTACGGCACAATTGCATCAAGATATAGTATCCCGACTTAAACAACAAAACCACAGATTAACGGAG GAAGTAAATAAGAAAAGTCAACGTATCGCCATATTAGAACAAGAAAAAGACAATTTGATGCGTGAAGTTTATAATCGGCAGTCGGGAATGAGTCAACCTCGAAGATCGACTATGATCCATGAGCCACATGATCAGACATTCAT CATTTAG
- the LOC124175852 gene encoding EGF-like repeat and discoidin I-like domain-containing protein 3, translating to MMKIYKVFALIVLVLVIGISLACELDQMHQGCRIVNAQCSCGYGCKAEYRYNNAEDCRLALRGRRNDKCYRRPCKHGGSCLQISQHPGFKCQCEGTGFFGALCDKACPGPQNLLTRGPFPYECVVI from the exons ATGATGAAAATCTATAAAGTATTCGCTCTCATCGTTCTAGTTCTTGTCATAG GAATATCACTCGCTTGTGAATTGGACCAAATGCATCAAGGATGTCGAATTGTGAATGCACAATGTAGCTGTGGGTACGGTTGCAAAGCCGAATATAGGTACAACAATGCTGAGGACTGCAGACTTGCGTTACGag GTCGCCGAAATGATAAATGTTATCGAAGACCTTGCAAACACGGAGGTTCCTGCCTTCAAATATCACAACACCCTGGCTTTAAATGTCAGTGTGAAGGCACCGGATTCTTTGGTGCTCTATGTGACAAGG CTTGCCCGGGTCCACAAAACTTGCTCACCCGCGGACCTTTCCCGTACGAGTGTGTTgtgatttaa
- the LOC124174559 gene encoding suppressor APC domain-containing protein 2 isoform X2: MAQIQSANLDGLPKGFVSAMRTLFDIMDDERSGFVKFADIQERWQDDGTQGLPKGVLESLKKVTPVNGLLSFERFCTGLKICLLQIKSEAEANKLEVPQNRPPSAPVLIVDGQNKVPWTSPNTATIHPNNAIAQQRTLSMPQLLGGRKESNVALEAVDNRTVPEPKITKPYGPPKPPRTGAGLEGRASLGVNFERNIDKSEIRTALQNWQMGLMMGDEKSLEKRQVSAMNYQADPRSLVRTARVLGDGKAVDTQNNQINVQQKKSLGRRREPRRHTLQNGIDYNMMKRMKQIEQEKDVLLQGLTAVDKTREWYLKQISATQEKIKHVGRVGSHVEQWTEAQQERLELQRARVLEVNRHLAALISSWERGGLPLHMNLAVISHPTTAQLHQDIVSRLKQQNHRLTEEVNKKSQRIAILEQEKDNLMREVYNRQSGMSQPRRSTMIHEPHDQTFM; encoded by the exons ATGGCTCAAATACAGTCTGCAAACCTAGACGGGTTGCCAAAAGGCTTTGTCTCTGCAATGAGAACCTTATTTGACATAATGGACGATGAGCGTAGTGGATTTGTTAAATTTGCTGATATTCAAGAGAGGTGGCAAGACGACGGTACGCAGGGCTTGCCCAAAGGGGTATTAGAAAGCCTGAAGAAAGTTACACCAGTCAATGGTCTTCTATCTTTTGAACGGTTTTGCACTGGCCTTAAAATTTGTTTGCTACAAATTAAATCTGAAGCAGAAGCTAACAAGTTAGAAGTACCACAAAACAGACCACCATCCGCTCCTGTCTTAATTGTCGATGGGCAAAACAAAGTACCTTGGACTTCTCCAAACACGGCCACAATTCATCCCAATAATGCGATCGCTCAGCAGCGAACCCTTAGTATGCCACAACTTCTGGGAGGTCGTAAAGAAAGTAATGTTGCACTGGAAGCAGTTGATAACAGAACTGTACCGGAACCAAAAATAACAAAGCCATACGGACCACCAAAACCTCCAAGAACCGGAGCTGGATTAGAAGGAAGAGCCTCGTTGGgtgtgaattttgaaagaaacatTGACAAATCTGAGATTCGAACTGCATTGCAAAATTGGCAGATGGGTTTGATGATGGGGGACGAAAAGTCACTTGAAAAGAGACAAGTCAGTGCAATGAATTATCAAGCGGATCCGAGAAGTCTTGTAAGAACAGCGCGAGTTTTGGGTGATGGGAAAGCTGTAGATACACAAAATAATCAGATCAATGTTCAACAGAAAAAATCATTGGGGCGGCGCCGTGAGCCTAGACGACATACGTTGCAGAACGGTATTGATTATAATATG ATGAAACGGATGAAACAGATCGAACAAGAAAAAGATGTGCTGCTGCAGGGTCTGACTGCTGTTGACAAAACTCGTGAATGGTACCTCAAACAGATTTCTGCAActcaagaaaaaattaaacacgtGGGTCGCGTGGGTTCACATGTG GAACAATGGACTGAAGCTCAGCAGGAAAGGTTGGAACTGCAACGAGCAAGAGTACTCGAAGTTAACCGGCATCTCGCGGCATTAATAAGTAGCTGGGAACGTGGTGGCTTACCACTACATATGAATTTAGCTGTAATCAGTCATCCTACTACGGCACAATTGCATCAAGATATAGTATCCCGACTTAAACAACAAAACCACAGATTAACGGAG GAAGTAAATAAGAAAAGTCAACGTATCGCCATATTAGAACAAGAAAAAGACAATTTGATGCGTGAAGTTTATAATCGGCAGTCGGGAATGAGTCAACCTCGAAGATCGACTATGATCCATGAGCCACATGATCAGACATTCATGTAA
- the LOC124176403 gene encoding sulfhydryl oxidase 2, producing the protein MNFNVMRYYIATLVFQTLVLHVTVLVQDASAAVAGKNDNYDSLLTGQGLYSSNDGIYILNATNFKPSIYESKTGWFVEFYNSWCGFCLRFADTWKALAQDIGHWKDVVVVAAIDCANDDNNPICREYEIMHYPMLKYFHVDAKPGQLGIEIEKGKDMDAVRHNLIDRLEKEQQEGRGHSWPNITPYRSGDTKNLWKDLPAGVKYNFLIFETVDSFLATEVTLDLHNISSIQVRGVTSENEPLSIMLSVNKFPTLIALGRNSSQQLINVRYPTREGIRKAIKEFLVLKGITVDIPDNTNKHPSEWMKVEIPNVLDIMKERRDEKEQEEVRALGDLLFQLDLETALRYSIDHEIPMVKIIEGDKIQALKAYLNVLAKYFPFGRNGILFLDRLRELVDQRERLTGKEFRQIVKSTEEEISPIYSGPQGWIGCKGSVSSFRGYPCGLWTMFHMLTVNSAIRNKNNLEYKPQEVLQAMLGYIKNFFGCADCSEHFVKMAGENKMSEVRTLNESILWLWKSHNLVNKRLAGDKTEDPMHKKVQYPSKEQCSTCKYNNESWNEAEILRYLYRKYSSSEISYYNSSGKLNENNSIVHLKIRQERFASDKYSGQRKLGWDFTIFDISICVVLYVTSATILVLVCIKFAMKRTYRKKTYIHDLFGKV; encoded by the exons ATGAATTTCAATGTGATGCGGTATTATATTGCCACGCTAGTGTTCCAAACGCTTGTTCTACACGTGACAGTTTTGGTGCAAGATGCAAGTGCGGCTGTAGCCGGAAAAAACGATAATTACGACAGTTTATTAACCGGTCAAGGATTATACAGCAGCAACGATGGAATATACATTTTAAACGCAACTAATTTTAAACCCAGTATTTACGAAAGCAAGACAGGCTGGTTCGtggaattttacaacagctGGTGCGGATTTTGTCTTCGATTTGCAGATACTTGGAAGGCTCTTGCTCAAGACATCGGAC actGGAAAGATGTTGTTGTGGTAGCTGCAATTGACTGCGCAAATGATGATAACAACCCGATTTGTCGAGAATATGAAATAATGCATTATCCAAtgctcaaatattttcatgttgACGCTAAACCAGGTCAACTCGGTATAGAAATTGAGAAAGGAAAAGACATGGATGCCGTAAGACATAACTTGATTGACCGCCTTGAAAAGGAACAGCAAGAAGGTCGCGGTCATTCTTGGCCGAATATAACTCCTTAccg AAGTGGGGATACGAAGAATTTGTGGAAAGATTTACCTGCCGGTGTAAAATATaactttttaatatttgaaacGGTGGATTCATTCCTAGCCACTGAGGTGACCTTAGACTTACACAACATCAGCAGTATACAAGTTCGTGGTGTGACCTCTGAGAATGAGCCACTTAGCATAATGCTTtcagtaaataaatttcctaCTCTAATTGCACTAGGCCGTAACAGTTCGCAGCAACTTATAAATGTGAGGTACCCAACAAGAGAAGGAATAAGAAAAGCTATTAAGGAATTTTTAGTGTTGAAAGGAATAACGGTAGATATACCTGATAATACTAATAAACATCCCAGCGAGTGGATGAAGGTTGAAATACCAAATGTGTTGGACATAATGAAAGAAAGGAGAGACGAAAAAGAACAGGAGGAAGTCAGAGCACTCGGAGATCTCCTTTTTCAGTTAGATTTAGAGACAGCATTGAGATATTCGATTGACCACGAAATTCCAATGGTTAAAATTATAGAGGGGGACAAGATTCAGGCGCTGAAAGCTTACTTGAATGTACTGGCAAAGTACTTTCCATTTGGACGCAatggtattttatttttagataGATTAAGAGAACTTGTTGATCAGCGAGAAAGACTGACAGGGAAAGAATTCAGACAAATTGTTAAATCGACTGAAGAAGAAATATCCCCCATATACTCTGGGCCACAGGGATGGATTGGATGCAAGGGGAGTGTTAGTAGTTTTCGTGGGTACCCATGTGGACTTTGGACAATGTTCCATATGCTCACCGTAAACTCCGCAATCcgtaataaaaacaatctAGAATATAAACCACAAGAAGTTTTACAAGCTATGCTTGGATatatcaaaaacttttttggaTGTGCTGATTGTTCCGAACATTTCGTCAAAATGgctggtgaaaataaaatgtctgAAGTACGTACTTTAAACGAAAGTATTTTGTGGCTGTGGAAATCGCACAATCTTGTGAACAAAAGACTGGCTGGTGATAAAACTGAAGATCCTATGCATAAAAAAGTACAATATCCGTCCAAAGAGCAATGTTCGACTTGCAAATACAATAACGAGAGTTGGAACGAAGCAGAAATATTACGTTACTTATATCGCAAGTACAGCTCTTCAGAAATAAGTTACTATAATTCAAGTGGAAAACTAAACGAGAATAACAGTATCGTTCACCTCAAAATTAGACAAGAACGATTTGCTTCAGATAAGTATAGTGGTCAACGAAAATTGGGATGggattttacaatatttgacaTAAGCATCTGTGTGGTCCTGTATGTAACGTCTGCAACGATACTCGTCCTTGTTTGTATAAAGTTTGCGATGAAAAGGACTTACAGGAAgaaaacatatatacatgatCTTTTTGGCAAAGTATAA
- the LOC124176406 gene encoding protein lin-7 homolog C-like, which produces MATIGEPLTLARDVKRSIELLDKLQKSGEVPATKLAALQKVLQSDFLNAVREVYEHVYETVDIQGSQDVRASATAKATVAAFAASEGHAHPRVVELPKTEEGLGFNVMGGKEQNSPVYISRIIPGGVADRHGGLKRGDQLLSVNGVCIEGENHETAVESLKQAQNSVKLVVRYTPRLLEEMELRFDKHAHQTARRRQRVQ; this is translated from the exons ATGGCAACGATTGGGGAACCTCTCACATTAGCCAGGG ATGTCAAAAGATCGATCGAACTCCTCGACAAACTACAGAAAA GTGGTGAAGTACCGGCTACAAAGTTAGCAGCTCTGCAGAAGGTACTACAAAGCGACTTTCTCAATGCAGTAAGAGAAGTCTATGAACACGTGTATGAGACTGTTGATATTCAG GGTTCTCAAGATGTGCGTGCTTCCGCCACAGCCAAGGCGACTGTGGCTGCTTTTGCGGCAAGTGAAGGACATGCCCATCCGCGAGTTGTTGAATTACCGAAAACAGAGGAGGGTCTTGGATTCAATGTGATGGGAGGAAAAGAGCAAAATTCACCTGTATATATATCTCGAATTATTCCAGGAGGTGTGGCCGACAGACATGGTGGTTTGAAACGTGGTGACCAGTTACTGTCTGTTAATGGCGTG TGTATTGAAGGCGAAAATCATGAGACAGCTGTGGAATCGCTGAAACAAGCCCAAAACTCGGTGAAGTTAGTTGTTCGCTATACTCCTCGTCTTTTGGAGGAAATGGAATTGCGGTTTGATAAACATGCGCACCAAACTGCGCGTAGGCGTCAACGTGTGCAGTAG